The following is a genomic window from Pectobacterium carotovorum.
TACAAAGCTGGTTCGATTTCAAAAGCGGCAATGCGGTTGGGCATAAGCCAGCCTGCAATGTCTGCCCACATTCATTCACTTGAGGCTTTTACCGGATGTGTTCTCTTTACTCGTCGTTCACATGGTGTGGTGGCTACAGTGGATGGGGAGGAATTGGCGAGATTGGTGGCTTCAGATTTAGAAACGATTGAACTGAAGTTGTCGATGCTTAGATCACGTACAAGAAAGTCCTCGGGGACAGTATCTTTCATCGGGCCAGCAGAATTAATGTGGTCAAAATTACCGTACTTGGTGAAAATATTATTCAATGAAGGTATTAAATTTAAAGTTTTGACAGGAAATAGGAAGCGCATATACAGCTGTCTTCTGGACGGAAGTTGTCAACTAGGTTTCACAACTTCTATGCCGGATAAACAAAAATTTGGATATGCTGAAATTGGAATGGAAAAGTTAATAGTTGTGGTAGCGTCACTCATAGCAGACAACTTCAAAGAAAACGAGGACGTGATTGATACGCTGTCGAAGCTTCCTCTAATAGCTTACGATGAACAGTTACCCTTGATAAGGGAAGTTTTCCAGGATTCTTCGCGATTTTTTGCACTGCTTCGTCCGTCTATTACTGTACCGGATTTGCGGATTTTAGAAAGAATGATCCGAGAAAATATTGGTTGGACTGTGATGCCTGAGTATTTATGCGCCCAAAGCATAGCAGGAGGTCAGATCGTTGAAGTGAATGTCCATGAGAGACTCCCTATAAATTCAATCTATTTGGTATGGATTGATAGCTCATTACGTAACCCACTCGTTTCAGGAATAAGAGACAGAATTCTCGAACTATCAAAAAATAGCGGATTTATGGTTTGAGATACATAAAACAGGCAGCCTCATCGGCTGCCGTGTCATTATTTTATCCGTGGAGATCGCTTGGCAAAGTCATCTGCAATGTCATTCAATTTTAGGAATTTCACCCCTGGATGACCAAGCATATGAGTTAAGAGGCGTTCGAGCATCATTAATACGTGCGGGCGTCCAGATACGTCCGGGTGAATCGTAAAAGTAAAGATCGCATATTCATGCTCACGGTAGACCCAATCGAATTGATCTCTCCACAACTCTTCGATGTCCCTGGGATTCATGAAACCTTGGCTGTTGGGTTTTGTTTTCATGAACATGAAAGGAGGAATATCGTCGATTGTCCAACTGGCGGGTAATTCAATAAGGTCCGTCTCTTCTCCGCGTACCAGCGGTTTCATCCATTCGGTCGGTGTCTTGGAATAATCTATCTTGGTCCAGGAATCACCTTTCCTGACATAATAAGGCTGATGATCATGATGCATTAGTGAATGGTCATATTTGATGCCATTTTCTAATAGAAGATCTGTGGTTACAGGAGAAAATTCCCACCATGGAGCGACATACCCAGTAGGTCTCTTCCCTGTTAATTTTGTGACTATGTCAATGCCTTTTAGAAGGACTTCTCTTTCTTGGTCAGGCGACATAGATATTGGGTTTTCATGACTGTAATTATGAACCCCTACCTCATGTCCAGCATTGACAACTGCTTCCATTTGCCGAGGAAAGGTTTCGATGGAATGACCAGGCATAAACCAGGTGGTGGGGATATTAAACTGGTCAAATAGATTCAGAAGACGTGGAGTACCTACTTCGCCAGCGAACATACCGCGAGATATATCGCTTGGAGAATCTTCTCCCCCATAAGAAGATAGCCAGCCTGCAACGGCATCTACACCCACTCCAAAACCACATAGTATTTCTTTCGCCATGAGTTATTACTCCTCATACAGAAAAAATTGAAATAATATTGCGTTAAGAGGTTTTCTTGACTAATTTCAAGAGATCCTCGGTATCTAATTCATTAATTCCTTTTTGAAGTGCCATTAATTTATGCTCAGGGATGTTGTATCCCCAATTAGCCCAAAATGATTGAATGCCATGATCTAATGCATCAATAACATTTTGGATATTGTCATCAATAAATAGAATATCCTCGTTTTTATCGAAGGCTATTGATTTTAGCAAGGTAAGAGTCTTGTTTTTGTCAGTCATCCTTCCATATATTTTATTCGCGGGTATGTTTAAACCATATTTACTTAGAATGTATAATATAGACTCTTCATCCTTTCCTGATACAATATAGATATCATTAGCTGTTTCAAATAAATTTGAAACATCCAATAGCGGACGGTGTAGTTCAGCCCAAAAATCAGGGTAGAGACTTCTTGCCAGCTTCCTATAATGGATGAACTTATCCCTGAATATTTTCTTATCTTCAGTTGGAATTGATTCATATATAGCAGTGAATCTGTCATTATCTATAGCTTCATTACCAAATTCAGTGAATGAGGCAATAAAGTGACCGTCATGGCGTACAAAATTCCTTAATTTCCTGAATCGTTTAGCCATCAGGCGTGGGATGTTTTGAAGTACATCTTGGTTAAAATCACTGAGAGGTCTGTCATGTAATACATTCCATGTAATTAGCATGCATTCGTCTACTCCATCAACCACGACCCCGTCGAAATCCATTGCTATTAACATCGAATTATACCACCAGCGGTTCTTTAAGAGTTTCGCCGCGCTTCCATCTATCTATTGCATCGAATGTCTGACGCATAAATTTTCCACATTCAGCGTAATAGGAGCAAGTTATGATATTCCCGTCGACAACTACATCTGCTTCAATTACATTGGCGCCGGAATTAACCATATCGTCTTTCAGACCAACATAAGCGCAGGTGAGTTTGTCTCTTAGAATACCGGCAGAAATCATAATCCAGGGACCATGGCAGAGCCCAGCCACAACTTTCCCCTGTATTACCATCTGCTTTAGAAAATCTTTAACTCTCTGATCTTGGCGAACTCTATCAGGCGCTTCATGACCGCCAGTGAGAATAACAGCATCAAAATCAGTGGCGTTGAGTTGATCAAAATTAATATTGTCTTTGGATCTTTTATCCATAGGAACAGTGATGCCATATTTCCCTGTCACTGCACTTCCATCCTTTGTTGCAATAGATATATCGTATCCTTCCTCTTTAGAACGATAGTAAGTATAAACTACATCGTGATCCTGAAAACCTGGACCAGTTATTATCACTACTCGTGTCGGATTAGACATGTTATTTTCCTTCTTATTGCGTTACGGGACGTTAATTAAAAATACATTCTGACCACAGTACATTTCTGAGATGGCATCTTTAGCTCGTAGGATATGAATCTTTCCCATTAGATGGCTTTTTACATCTAATGAAATAAAAATAAAATCATCCTCGTCATTCAACATTTTTCTATCAAGATTTTTGACGGAAAAGTATGCTAATTTGTGTAGGTCATGTTCTCTGATCAATGTGCCTGCAGCTATCTGTTGCAAAGGAGGTAAAAGATCATGTTCCTGTGATTTCTTTTCATATGCCATATTTTGCCGGCCATAATTATCTTTAAGTCTGAGTAAGTCGAATTTGTTTCTTGGATTTTCAACTTCGATTAATTCGATGCCTGATTTTCCCGAAATAGTCTGATGGAATACACCTTTTGCAATATATATGCTGTCCCCAGATTTTAACGCCTGATGTGTACCATCAAGAAATCTGGTCTCGCCATCACCATGTAGGCATATAAGGACGGTGTCTTTGAGTATATGACAATGCATTGAAGTGGATTGATTCTTTGATATATGAAGGCGCCATACATCAAAAATAGAATCACAATAAACTCTATACTCATATCCCCATGGTTTTTCTATGAATCCATTGAGATGTAAGTCTTTCTCAAATGACTCACCATTATTTGAAGTTGAAAGTAGGATTTTGTTTATTTCAAGCAAGTCATATACATTTGGAGTCCGGTTGTGGATTTCCATATGGTCGCTCCCCCGCTAATTGAATTGCTGAATGTTGATTTCACTTCGGTCAATCGTTCTGTGATTTCAGTCTATAACGGTTATTTAGTACGAGAGAAATAACTTTTATGATGATTGCCTATATTGTTTCTTTTGATCAGTCCTTCATACTCAATAATTACTGAAAACTATGCTTCTATACTTGGGTACTGTTAAAGATGCATAGATTCTATGCCGTCAGGAGGTCATAGCTCACAAGCGATTAAGATGCTTAGCAAGATGCCGAACTCGGACGTCAGCACGATACATCGCATAATGTAGATATCGCAGCGTTTACGTCCCTGTTTGTAGCTCTATCTTAAGAAGTTGCCCCCATAGTGGTAGACAACACCTCAATCTTAAAGTAATCTACCATCTAGTAGGTTGATTGCGTTTGGCACCAACCTTATCTTTGAGATCACTCGACACTTCAGGAGTTGTCATGACTAATTCAAAAAAACCTTTTGCTGACGCTAATGTTATTCGCGGTACACGAGAAGCTAT
Proteins encoded in this region:
- a CDS encoding LysR family transcriptional regulator, which codes for MSYLVQLRSFVEVYKAGSISKAAMRLGISQPAMSAHIHSLEAFTGCVLFTRRSHGVVATVDGEELARLVASDLETIELKLSMLRSRTRKSSGTVSFIGPAELMWSKLPYLVKILFNEGIKFKVLTGNRKRIYSCLLDGSCQLGFTTSMPDKQKFGYAEIGMEKLIVVVASLIADNFKENEDVIDTLSKLPLIAYDEQLPLIREVFQDSSRFFALLRPSITVPDLRILERMIRENIGWTVMPEYLCAQSIAGGQIVEVNVHERLPINSIYLVWIDSSLRNPLVSGIRDRILELSKNSGFMV
- a CDS encoding polysaccharide deacetylase encodes the protein MAKEILCGFGVGVDAVAGWLSSYGGEDSPSDISRGMFAGEVGTPRLLNLFDQFNIPTTWFMPGHSIETFPRQMEAVVNAGHEVGVHNYSHENPISMSPDQEREVLLKGIDIVTKLTGKRPTGYVAPWWEFSPVTTDLLLENGIKYDHSLMHHDHQPYYVRKGDSWTKIDYSKTPTEWMKPLVRGEETDLIELPASWTIDDIPPFMFMKTKPNSQGFMNPRDIEELWRDQFDWVYREHEYAIFTFTIHPDVSGRPHVLMMLERLLTHMLGHPGVKFLKLNDIADDFAKRSPRIK
- a CDS encoding HAD family hydrolase → MLITWNVLHDRPLSDFNQDVLQNIPRLMAKRFRKLRNFVRHDGHFIASFTEFGNEAIDNDRFTAIYESIPTEDKKIFRDKFIHYRKLARSLYPDFWAELHRPLLDVSNLFETANDIYIVSGKDEESILYILSKYGLNIPANKIYGRMTDKNKTLTLLKSIAFDKNEDILFIDDNIQNVIDALDHGIQSFWANWGYNIPEHKLMALQKGINELDTEDLLKLVKKTS
- a CDS encoding DJ-1/PfpI family protein; translation: MSNPTRVVIITGPGFQDHDVVYTYYRSKEEGYDISIATKDGSAVTGKYGITVPMDKRSKDNINFDQLNATDFDAVILTGGHEAPDRVRQDQRVKDFLKQMVIQGKVVAGLCHGPWIMISAGILRDKLTCAYVGLKDDMVNSGANVIEADVVVDGNIITCSYYAECGKFMRQTFDAIDRWKRGETLKEPLVV
- a CDS encoding cupin domain-containing protein yields the protein MEIHNRTPNVYDLLEINKILLSTSNNGESFEKDLHLNGFIEKPWGYEYRVYCDSIFDVWRLHISKNQSTSMHCHILKDTVLICLHGDGETRFLDGTHQALKSGDSIYIAKGVFHQTISGKSGIELIEVENPRNKFDLLRLKDNYGRQNMAYEKKSQEHDLLPPLQQIAAGTLIREHDLHKLAYFSVKNLDRKMLNDEDDFIFISLDVKSHLMGKIHILRAKDAISEMYCGQNVFLINVP